In one Antennarius striatus isolate MH-2024 chromosome 15, ASM4005453v1, whole genome shotgun sequence genomic region, the following are encoded:
- the nup54 gene encoding nucleoporin p54 isoform X2 — MAFTFGGATANLATNTSGFSFGSFGAKTTAPTAFGFGTPAATTTASSGFGTLTAPGFGAATTTAAAPATGFGFGSTSTGAFGGFGTTTTTAAAPGSTFSFAAPANTTGGLFGNTQNKGFGFSSGLTAGATTGTTGFGAGLGTTGLGGFGGFGIQPAQQQQQGLFGQQAQQPGQNQATQLFQQATALSALNLLGDERNSILVKWNQLQAYWGTGKGYYSNNNPPVEFTQENPFCRFKAVGYSCVPVSKDEDGFVVLILNKKEADVRAQQQQLVESLHKILGSNQTLSVNVDGVKALPNDQTEVIIYLVERSPNGTSKRIPSTTLFNFLEQANIKVQLTQMGVAMSVTRTELSLTQLKQLLQNAPAGVDPIIWEQAKVDNPEPEKLIPVPMVGFKELLRRLQIQEQMTKQHKTRVDIISSDISELQKNQATRVAKIAQYKRKLMDLSHRALQVLIKQEMQRKSGYAIQVDEEHLRVQLDTIQSELDAPTQFKGRLNELMSQIRMQNHFGAVRSEERYSVDADLLREIKQHLKQQQEGLSHLITVIKDDLEDIKLIEHGLSDSGHLRGGGVLS, encoded by the exons ATGGCGTTCACGTTTGGCGGCGCCACCGCCAACCTAGCGACAA ACACTTCCGGGTTTTCATTCGGTTCGTTTGGCGCCAAAACGACAGCACCGACAGCCTTCGGGTTTGGAACtccagccgccaccaccaccgcctCATCCGGATTCGGCA CTCTTACCGCCCCTGGTTTCGGGGCAGCCACTACCACTGCTGCTGCACCAGCCACAGGATTTGGTTTTGGCTCCACCAGCACTG GTGCGTTCGGAGGCTTTGGGACGACCACAACGACTGCCGCCGCACCGGGGTCGACGTTTAGCTTTGCGGCTCCAGCTAACACCACGG GAGGCTTGTTCGGTAACACACAGAACAAAGGCTTCGGGTTCTCCTCTGGGCTGACCGCCGGGGCCACGACCGGGACAACGGGGTTTGGAGCTGGGTTAGGAACCACTGGCCTGGGGGGGTTTGGAGGCTTCGGTATCCAGCcggcccagcagcagcagcaag GTTTGTTCGGCCAGCAGGCACAGCAGCCGGGTCAGAACCAGGCCACCCAGCTGTTCCAGCAGGCCACCGCCCTGTCGGCGCTCAACCTGCTGGGAGACGAACGCAACTCCATCCTGGTGAAATGGAACCAGCTGCAGGCCTACTGGGGCACCGGGAAGGGTTactacagcaacaacaacccCCCCGTGGAGTTCACCCAGGAGAACCCATTCTGCAGGTTCAAG GCGGTGGGCTACAGCTGCGTCCCGGTGAGTAAAGACGAGGACGGATTCGTGGTGTTGATCCTGAACAAAAAGGAAGCTGACGTGCgagcccagcagcagcagctggtggagtCCCTCCACAAGATCCTGGGGAGTAACCAGACGCTCTCCGTCAACGTGGACGGGGTCAAAGCCCTGCCCAACGACCA GACGGAGGTGATCATCTACCTGGTGGAGCGTTCTCCTAACGGCACCTCCAAGCGGATCCCCTCCACCACGCTCTTCAACTTCCTGGAGCAGGCCAACATCAAGGTGCAGCTCACGCAGATGGGCGTGGCCATGTCCGTCACGCGGACGGAGCTGTCCCTGACGCAGctgaagcagctgctgcagaatgCCCCCGCAG GAGTGGACCCCATCATCTGGGAGCAGGCCAAGGTGGACAACCCGGAACCAGAGAA GTTAATCCCAGTACCGATGGTGGGTTTTAAAGAGCTGCTCCGCCGGCTGCAGATCCAGGAGCAGATGACCAAACAGCACAAGACCCGAGTGGAC ATCATCTCCAGCGACATCAGCGAGCTGCAGAAGAACCAGGCCACCAGGGTGGCCAAGATCGCCCAGTACAAGAGGAAGCTGATGGATCTGTCCCACAGAGCGCTGCAG GTTCTGATCAAACAGGAGATGCAGAGGAAAAGCGGCTACGCCATCCAGGTGGACGAGGAGCATCTCCGCGTGCAGCTGGACACCATCCAGTCTGAACTGGACGCCCCCACGCAGTTCAAG GGCCGGCTGAACGAACTAATGTCCCAGATCCGGATGCAGAACCACTTCGGGGCGGTGCGTTCAGAGGAGCGCTACAGCGTCGACGCTGACCTGCTCAGAGAGATCAAACAG CACCtgaaacagcagcaggaaggcCTGAGTCACCTGATCACCGTCATCAAAGACGACCTGGAGGACATCAAGCTCATCGAACACGGGCTCAGCGACAGCGGCCACCTGAGGGGGGGCGGCGTCCTGAGCTGA
- the nup54 gene encoding nucleoporin p54 isoform X1, which produces MAFTFGGATANLATNTSGFSFGSFGAKTTAPTAFGFGTPAATTTASSGFGTLTAPGFGAATTTAAAPATGFGFGSTSTGFGGLGAGSTTAGAFGGFGTTTTTAAAPGSTFSFAAPANTTGGLFGNTQNKGFGFSSGLTAGATTGTTGFGAGLGTTGLGGFGGFGIQPAQQQQQGLFGQQAQQPGQNQATQLFQQATALSALNLLGDERNSILVKWNQLQAYWGTGKGYYSNNNPPVEFTQENPFCRFKAVGYSCVPVSKDEDGFVVLILNKKEADVRAQQQQLVESLHKILGSNQTLSVNVDGVKALPNDQTEVIIYLVERSPNGTSKRIPSTTLFNFLEQANIKVQLTQMGVAMSVTRTELSLTQLKQLLQNAPAGVDPIIWEQAKVDNPEPEKLIPVPMVGFKELLRRLQIQEQMTKQHKTRVDIISSDISELQKNQATRVAKIAQYKRKLMDLSHRALQVLIKQEMQRKSGYAIQVDEEHLRVQLDTIQSELDAPTQFKGRLNELMSQIRMQNHFGAVRSEERYSVDADLLREIKQHLKQQQEGLSHLITVIKDDLEDIKLIEHGLSDSGHLRGGGVLS; this is translated from the exons ATGGCGTTCACGTTTGGCGGCGCCACCGCCAACCTAGCGACAA ACACTTCCGGGTTTTCATTCGGTTCGTTTGGCGCCAAAACGACAGCACCGACAGCCTTCGGGTTTGGAACtccagccgccaccaccaccgcctCATCCGGATTCGGCA CTCTTACCGCCCCTGGTTTCGGGGCAGCCACTACCACTGCTGCTGCACCAGCCACAGGATTTGGTTTTGGCTCCACCAGCACTG GATTTGGGGGGCTGGGAGCTGGAAGCACCACGGCTG GTGCGTTCGGAGGCTTTGGGACGACCACAACGACTGCCGCCGCACCGGGGTCGACGTTTAGCTTTGCGGCTCCAGCTAACACCACGG GAGGCTTGTTCGGTAACACACAGAACAAAGGCTTCGGGTTCTCCTCTGGGCTGACCGCCGGGGCCACGACCGGGACAACGGGGTTTGGAGCTGGGTTAGGAACCACTGGCCTGGGGGGGTTTGGAGGCTTCGGTATCCAGCcggcccagcagcagcagcaag GTTTGTTCGGCCAGCAGGCACAGCAGCCGGGTCAGAACCAGGCCACCCAGCTGTTCCAGCAGGCCACCGCCCTGTCGGCGCTCAACCTGCTGGGAGACGAACGCAACTCCATCCTGGTGAAATGGAACCAGCTGCAGGCCTACTGGGGCACCGGGAAGGGTTactacagcaacaacaacccCCCCGTGGAGTTCACCCAGGAGAACCCATTCTGCAGGTTCAAG GCGGTGGGCTACAGCTGCGTCCCGGTGAGTAAAGACGAGGACGGATTCGTGGTGTTGATCCTGAACAAAAAGGAAGCTGACGTGCgagcccagcagcagcagctggtggagtCCCTCCACAAGATCCTGGGGAGTAACCAGACGCTCTCCGTCAACGTGGACGGGGTCAAAGCCCTGCCCAACGACCA GACGGAGGTGATCATCTACCTGGTGGAGCGTTCTCCTAACGGCACCTCCAAGCGGATCCCCTCCACCACGCTCTTCAACTTCCTGGAGCAGGCCAACATCAAGGTGCAGCTCACGCAGATGGGCGTGGCCATGTCCGTCACGCGGACGGAGCTGTCCCTGACGCAGctgaagcagctgctgcagaatgCCCCCGCAG GAGTGGACCCCATCATCTGGGAGCAGGCCAAGGTGGACAACCCGGAACCAGAGAA GTTAATCCCAGTACCGATGGTGGGTTTTAAAGAGCTGCTCCGCCGGCTGCAGATCCAGGAGCAGATGACCAAACAGCACAAGACCCGAGTGGAC ATCATCTCCAGCGACATCAGCGAGCTGCAGAAGAACCAGGCCACCAGGGTGGCCAAGATCGCCCAGTACAAGAGGAAGCTGATGGATCTGTCCCACAGAGCGCTGCAG GTTCTGATCAAACAGGAGATGCAGAGGAAAAGCGGCTACGCCATCCAGGTGGACGAGGAGCATCTCCGCGTGCAGCTGGACACCATCCAGTCTGAACTGGACGCCCCCACGCAGTTCAAG GGCCGGCTGAACGAACTAATGTCCCAGATCCGGATGCAGAACCACTTCGGGGCGGTGCGTTCAGAGGAGCGCTACAGCGTCGACGCTGACCTGCTCAGAGAGATCAAACAG CACCtgaaacagcagcaggaaggcCTGAGTCACCTGATCACCGTCATCAAAGACGACCTGGAGGACATCAAGCTCATCGAACACGGGCTCAGCGACAGCGGCCACCTGAGGGGGGGCGGCGTCCTGAGCTGA
- the LOC137608056 gene encoding serine/threonine-protein phosphatase with EF-hands 2-like isoform X1 codes for MGCGMGKSHPQLKKCDKVSISVPAIRAALLIQRWYRQYVARLEMRRRCTWNIFQSIEYAGEQDQIKLYHFFGFLMDHFTPASSQRNLISHIFRKNEICFNAEWETYLCYKSIEVPESYGGPRPTFPMTYCGVSKLVEAFKHKQQLHARYVLQLLGETWRLLRILPNINHVSACHTKEITICGDLHGHLEDLLLIFYKNGLPSSEKPYVFNGDFVDRGKNSLEILLILFGFLLVYPNDVHLNRGNHEDHIINLRYGFTKEVLGKYRVHGKKILKLLQKIFSWLPLATLIDHKVLIVHGGISDTTDLDVMARVDRHKYVSALRPPKLASNVKTGGSSESRRRACSLTYNSYASAHKQDLPRRSFHNQPMIGQLNRSLEEELKRRRRLAGFDQSYIELINSDSDSDPESGETTETDEQDWKQIVDVLWSDPMPQNGCVPNEVRGGGCYWGPDVTKEVLGKHDLQLLIRSHECKQEGYEFCHNRMVLTIFSASNYYEVGSNRGAYIRMGHDLIPHFVQYQASRTSRELTLRQSVGRTERSALRALREQLFVHKSDLMSAFQELDPDNTGLISLPHWARATERVLNLGLPWRVLRPQLIRSTQSGMMDYQQWMKEFSITEARLETSDHSILETMYKHHSDLETIFRIIDADHSGLISFEEFHQTWKLLSSHLQMEITDKAITDLAQSIDFNKDGNIDINEFLEAFRLVDLSAHT; via the exons ATGGGATGCGGCATGGGAAAATCGCACCCACAGCTGAAGAAATGTGACAAAG tgagcATCTCAGTTCCAG CGATCCGGGCGGCCCTCCTGATCCAGCGCTGGTATCGGCAGTATGTGGCCCGGCTGGAGATGAGGCGCAGGTGCACCTGGAACATCTTCCAGTCTATTGAATATGCAGGGGAGCAAGACCAGATCAAG CTCTACCACTTCTTTGGCTTCTTGATGGACCACTTCACCCCAGCCAGCAGCCAAC GAAACCTGATATCCCACATCTTCCGTAAGAACGAGATCTGCTTCAACGCAGAATGGGAGACGTACCTCTGCTACAAGAGCATTGAGGTACCCGAGAGCTACGGCGGCCCCCGCCCGACCTTCCCCATGACCTACTGTGGGGTCTCTAAGCTGGTGGAGGCCTTCAAGCACAAACAA CAGCTCCATGCTCGATATGTTCTGCAGCTTCTTGGAGAGACTTGGAGACTTCTAAGAATCCTTCCGAATATCAATCACGTCTCCGCCTGCCACACCAAGGAGATTACCATATGTG GAGATCTACATGGACACCTGGAGGACCTGCTGCTGATATTCTATAAG AACGGTTTGCCGTCCTCCGAGAAGCCCTACGTCTTCAACGGAGACTTTGTGGATCGCGGGAAGAACTCCCTAGAGATCCTGCTCATCCTGTTCGGATTCCTGCTCGTCTATCCCAATGACGTCCATCTGAACAGGGGGAACCACGAGGACCACATCATCAACCTGAG ATACGGCTTCACTAAGGAAGTTTTGGGAAAATACAGG GTTCATGGTAAGAAGatcctgaagctgctgcagaagATCTTCAGCTGGTTGCCTCTGGCCACGCTGATTGACCACAAGGTGCTGATTGTTCATGGAGGCATTTCTGACACGACGGACCTGGACGTGATGGCCAGAGTAGACCGGCACAAA TATGTGTCCGCTCTCAGGCCTCCCAAGTTGGCGTCCAACGTCAAGACCGGCGGATCAAGTGAAAGCCGGCGCCGAGCGTGTTCCCTGACTTACAACAGTTACGCCTCGGCTCACAAACAGGACCTCCCTCGCCGCTCCTTCCACAACCAGCCCATGATTGGTCAACTCAACCGGTCACTTGAGGAGGAACTGAAAAGGAGGCGCAGATTAGCTGGGTTTGACCAGTCCTACATAGAGCTGATCAATTcggactctgactctgacccggAGAGCGGAGAAACCACTGAGACCGATGAGCAAGACTGGAAGCAG ATAGTGGATGTCTTGTGGAGCGACCCAATGCCCCAGAACGGCTGCGTCCCCAATGAAGTGCGAGGCGGCGGCTGCTACTGGGGGCCAGATGTCACCAAAGAGGTGCTGGGAAAACACGACCTGCAGCTCCTCATCCGCTCCCATGAGTGCAAACAGGAGGGCTACGAGTTCTGCCACAACCGCATG GTGCTGACTATATTTTCTGCGTCCAACTACTATGAGGTCGGCAGCAACAGAGGAGCCTATATAAGAATGGGCCATGATCTCATCCCCCACTTTGTCCAGTACCAGGCCAGCAGGACGAGCAGAGAGCTGACCCTGAGACAAAG CGTCGGCCGTACGGAGAGGTCGGCTCTGCGAGCGCTGAGGGAGCAGCTGTTCGTTCACAAATCCGACCTCATGAGTGCGTTCCAGGAGTTGGACCCCgacaacacag GGCTGATCTCCCTCCCGCACTGGGCCCGCGCCACCGAGAGAGTCCTGAATCTGGGTCTGCCCTGGAGGGTCCTGCGCCCCCAACTCATCAGGAGCACCCAGTCGGGTATGATGGACTATCAGCAGTGGATGAAGGAGTTCTCCATCACTGAGGCCAGACTGGAG ACTTCAGACCACAGCATCCTGGAGACGATGTACAAACATCACTCAGACCTGGAAACCATCTTCAGAATCATTGATGCCGATCACTCAG GTTTGATCTCCTTTGAGGAGTTCCATCAGACCTGGAAACTCCTGAGCTCTCACCTTCAGATGGAGATCACCGACAAGGCCATCACAGACCTGGCCCAAAGCATCGACTTCAACAAAGACGGGAACATCGATATCAACGAGTTTCTGGAGGCCTTCCGGCTGGTGGACCTTTCTGCTCATACCTGA
- the LOC137608056 gene encoding serine/threonine-protein phosphatase with EF-hands 2-like isoform X2 — protein sequence MRRRCTWNIFQSIEYAGEQDQIKLYHFFGFLMDHFTPASSQRNLISHIFRKNEICFNAEWETYLCYKSIEVPESYGGPRPTFPMTYCGVSKLVEAFKHKQQLHARYVLQLLGETWRLLRILPNINHVSACHTKEITICGSKHTAFTENSDSRCFHPVADIHVLNVGDLHGHLEDLLLIFYKNGLPSSEKPYVFNGDFVDRGKNSLEILLILFGFLLVYPNDVHLNRGNHEDHIINLRYGFTKEVLGKYRVHGKKILKLLQKIFSWLPLATLIDHKVLIVHGGISDTTDLDVMARVDRHKYVSALRPPKLASNVKTGGSSESRRRACSLTYNSYASAHKQDLPRRSFHNQPMIGQLNRSLEEELKRRRRLAGFDQSYIELINSDSDSDPESGETTETDEQDWKQIVDVLWSDPMPQNGCVPNEVRGGGCYWGPDVTKEVLGKHDLQLLIRSHECKQEGYEFCHNRMVLTIFSASNYYEVGSNRGAYIRMGHDLIPHFVQYQASRTSRELTLRQSVGRTERSALRALREQLFVHKSDLMSAFQELDPDNTGLISLPHWARATERVLNLGLPWRVLRPQLIRSTQSGMMDYQQWMKEFSITEARLETSDHSILETMYKHHSDLETIFRIIDADHSGLISFEEFHQTWKLLSSHLQMEITDKAITDLAQSIDFNKDGNIDINEFLEAFRLVDLSAHT from the exons ATGAGGCGCAGGTGCACCTGGAACATCTTCCAGTCTATTGAATATGCAGGGGAGCAAGACCAGATCAAG CTCTACCACTTCTTTGGCTTCTTGATGGACCACTTCACCCCAGCCAGCAGCCAAC GAAACCTGATATCCCACATCTTCCGTAAGAACGAGATCTGCTTCAACGCAGAATGGGAGACGTACCTCTGCTACAAGAGCATTGAGGTACCCGAGAGCTACGGCGGCCCCCGCCCGACCTTCCCCATGACCTACTGTGGGGTCTCTAAGCTGGTGGAGGCCTTCAAGCACAAACAA CAGCTCCATGCTCGATATGTTCTGCAGCTTCTTGGAGAGACTTGGAGACTTCTAAGAATCCTTCCGAATATCAATCACGTCTCCGCCTGCCACACCAAGGAGATTACCATATGTGGTAGCAAACACACAGCTTTCACAGAGAATTCTGATTCTCGTTGCTTTCACCCTGTCGCTGACATTCATGTTCTTAATGTAGGAGATCTACATGGACACCTGGAGGACCTGCTGCTGATATTCTATAAG AACGGTTTGCCGTCCTCCGAGAAGCCCTACGTCTTCAACGGAGACTTTGTGGATCGCGGGAAGAACTCCCTAGAGATCCTGCTCATCCTGTTCGGATTCCTGCTCGTCTATCCCAATGACGTCCATCTGAACAGGGGGAACCACGAGGACCACATCATCAACCTGAG ATACGGCTTCACTAAGGAAGTTTTGGGAAAATACAGG GTTCATGGTAAGAAGatcctgaagctgctgcagaagATCTTCAGCTGGTTGCCTCTGGCCACGCTGATTGACCACAAGGTGCTGATTGTTCATGGAGGCATTTCTGACACGACGGACCTGGACGTGATGGCCAGAGTAGACCGGCACAAA TATGTGTCCGCTCTCAGGCCTCCCAAGTTGGCGTCCAACGTCAAGACCGGCGGATCAAGTGAAAGCCGGCGCCGAGCGTGTTCCCTGACTTACAACAGTTACGCCTCGGCTCACAAACAGGACCTCCCTCGCCGCTCCTTCCACAACCAGCCCATGATTGGTCAACTCAACCGGTCACTTGAGGAGGAACTGAAAAGGAGGCGCAGATTAGCTGGGTTTGACCAGTCCTACATAGAGCTGATCAATTcggactctgactctgacccggAGAGCGGAGAAACCACTGAGACCGATGAGCAAGACTGGAAGCAG ATAGTGGATGTCTTGTGGAGCGACCCAATGCCCCAGAACGGCTGCGTCCCCAATGAAGTGCGAGGCGGCGGCTGCTACTGGGGGCCAGATGTCACCAAAGAGGTGCTGGGAAAACACGACCTGCAGCTCCTCATCCGCTCCCATGAGTGCAAACAGGAGGGCTACGAGTTCTGCCACAACCGCATG GTGCTGACTATATTTTCTGCGTCCAACTACTATGAGGTCGGCAGCAACAGAGGAGCCTATATAAGAATGGGCCATGATCTCATCCCCCACTTTGTCCAGTACCAGGCCAGCAGGACGAGCAGAGAGCTGACCCTGAGACAAAG CGTCGGCCGTACGGAGAGGTCGGCTCTGCGAGCGCTGAGGGAGCAGCTGTTCGTTCACAAATCCGACCTCATGAGTGCGTTCCAGGAGTTGGACCCCgacaacacag GGCTGATCTCCCTCCCGCACTGGGCCCGCGCCACCGAGAGAGTCCTGAATCTGGGTCTGCCCTGGAGGGTCCTGCGCCCCCAACTCATCAGGAGCACCCAGTCGGGTATGATGGACTATCAGCAGTGGATGAAGGAGTTCTCCATCACTGAGGCCAGACTGGAG ACTTCAGACCACAGCATCCTGGAGACGATGTACAAACATCACTCAGACCTGGAAACCATCTTCAGAATCATTGATGCCGATCACTCAG GTTTGATCTCCTTTGAGGAGTTCCATCAGACCTGGAAACTCCTGAGCTCTCACCTTCAGATGGAGATCACCGACAAGGCCATCACAGACCTGGCCCAAAGCATCGACTTCAACAAAGACGGGAACATCGATATCAACGAGTTTCTGGAGGCCTTCCGGCTGGTGGACCTTTCTGCTCATACCTGA